TCCACCGGCCGTCTGCGCGTGCTCGCCGCGATGTCCGGCGGCGTCGACTCCGCCGTCGCCGCCGCCCGCGCCGTCGAGGCCGGGCACGAAGTGACGGGCGTGCACCTGGCCCTCGCCAGCAACCCGCAGTCCTTCCGCACCGGCGCCCGCGGCTGCTGCACCCTGGAGGACTCCCGGGACGCCCGCCGGGCCGCCGACGTGATCGGCATCCCGTTCTACGTCTGGGACCTCGCCGAGCGCTTCCGCGAGGACGTCATCGAGGACTTCGTCGCCGAGTACGCCGCCGGGCGCACCCCCAACCCGTGCCTGCGCTGCAACGAGAAGATCAAGTTCGCGGCCCTGCTCGACAAGGCGATCGCGCTCGGCTTCGACGCCGTCTGCACCGGCCACTACGCCCGGATCGTCGACCACCCCGACGGCACCCGCGAACTGCACCGCGCCGTCGACGCCGCCAAGGACCAGTCCTACGTGCTCGGCGTCCTCGACACCGAGCAGCTCGCCCACTCGCTGTTCCCGCTCGGCGACACCACCAAGGACGTCATCCGCGAGGAGGCCGACCGGCGCGGCCTGGCCGTCGCCAAGAAGCCCGACAGCCACGACATCTGCTTCATCACCGACGGCGACACCCAGGGCTTCCTGGCCGAACGCCTCGGCACCGCCACCGGCGACATCCTCGACGCCGACGGCACCAAGCTCGGCGAGCACGACGGCGCCTACGGCTTCACCATCGGCCAGCGCAAGGGCCTGCGGCTCGGCCGCCCCGCCGCCGACGGCAAGCCCCGCTACGTC
The DNA window shown above is from Streptomyces sp. TLI_171 and carries:
- the mnmA gene encoding tRNA 2-thiouridine(34) synthase MnmA; its protein translation is MTDFPGAPTTPSTGRLRVLAAMSGGVDSAVAAARAVEAGHEVTGVHLALASNPQSFRTGARGCCTLEDSRDARRAADVIGIPFYVWDLAERFREDVIEDFVAEYAAGRTPNPCLRCNEKIKFAALLDKAIALGFDAVCTGHYARIVDHPDGTRELHRAVDAAKDQSYVLGVLDTEQLAHSLFPLGDTTKDVIREEADRRGLAVAKKPDSHDICFITDGDTQGFLAERLGTATGDILDADGTKLGEHDGAYGFTIGQRKGLRLGRPAADGKPRYVLDISPVDNTVTVGPVDALDVHALTAIRPRWCGTPAVGEGRYTAQLRAHGEEVPVTAVLTDDQLHVRLDTPARGIAPGQAVVLYDGTRVVGSATIASTERAVAV